The Aneurinibacillus uraniidurans genome segment TTCAACAAATTGCTGCAAGCAGTGAAGAAATGTCCCGTTTAGCAGCAGGCGCGGTTACCTCATCGGAAGAAGGAGCAAAAACGGTAGAGACCGTTCTAAAAAACATGAATGAGATAAATGAAACCGTTCAAGAAAGTGGAAAGGTAATCAGAAGCTTAGGAAACCGTTCGCAAGAAATCGGGGAAATCGTTGGAGCGATTAGTGATATTGCCAACCAAACGAATCTTTTAGCACTAAATGCTGCGATTGAATCAGCACGTGCAGGAGAACATGGGAAGGGCTTTGCTGTCGTCGCGGATGAAGTAAGAAAGCTAGCTGAACAGTCTAAAAAATCGGCAGAACAGATTGCACGTGTACTTGAAGGCATTCAATATGAAGCAAAGGAAGCCGTGCATGCAATAGAAAATGGAGCAGAAAAGGTACTAGAGGGTCTCGAAAGTACGCAGAAAATCAATGTTGTATTCAAAGAAATTAAGAGTTCGATATCAAATGTGAATCATACAGTAAAAGAAGTGGCTACCTCTATTGAGCATATGGCAGGGGGAAGCGAGAAAATTGTAATGGCCACCGAGATTATAAAAAAAGCTGCGGAAGAGGGATCGCATGCTAGCCAGGAGAATTCCGCGGCTATTGAAGAGCAGCTGGCAACAATGGAAGAAGTCGCATCTTCTGCTCAATCTCTTTCATACCTCGCTAATGAGTTACAGGAAGCTGTAACCAAGTTTAAACTTTAATCGATTACAGTAAATAAAAGGAAGATCGTGCCGGAAGATTACTTAACTAAGGTTTTTTATTGCACGTCGACTTCGCATTCAAAGTTCTGTTTGGCACACACGGAAATCGTTAGTGCAATAACACGCGATAATTTTTGGTGGTAAAAATTATTAGGAGGGTGATTATGAATATAGCGAAGGTAGAAGCTGAAGGGGGAAATATTGCTGTCGTGAGCAGCAGCGAGATATTAATAGAAGATGTTCAGACAGCATTGGATCTTATGGCAACCGTACAATATGAAGCGGGTTGCGATCGTATCGTTATGAACAAATCCCTACTAAGCGAAAGTTTTTTCGATTTGAAAACACGCCTTGCAGGCGAAATCCTTCAGAAGTTCATTAATTATCGCGTGAAGGTTGCAATTATTGGAGATTTTTCTATGTATTCAAGTCAAAGCTTTCAAGATTTCGTCTATGAATGTAATAGTGGACACGATATCTTTTTCTTGCCGACTGAACAACAAGCGATTGAAAAGTTAAGCATGTTGAGGTAGAAGATTGTATATATTCATCCTTTAGTTATCCTTTAAACGGAACATAAAAAGGTAAAATGTCATAAGTAACAAGATACCTAAAATAAAGGGAAATATGTATGGAATATTCACAAAGGTTTCTTCGTAGTGTTGAAGTTTGGTTAGATAAACAGCTGGACCAAACACGAGAATAAAAGCACCTATTTTTTGAAATGAAAATGATGATTTCTGTGCCTTGGGTCTGTATAGGTTGGATATAAACAAAAGAGTTGTTGATGTCCACAGTCCCAAAATAAGAATAGCATGGGAACAACGTATCCATATAAGTGTTTTAATGGATAGCACGAAAGCAGTAAGTATAATGAAAGCTACTATCGGGGAAACCATGAAAATGATAAATCTTTTTTTCGAACCAAACGTAACCGTTTTAATTTCCTTGTCACTTAATAGAAAATAATATAGTAAACCAGCCCAAATAAGAAATGAAAAAATTGACATATACAGCTCCTTGAATAGTTTCTATGCCTTGATTTTATCATGAAAGTATGAATACAAAAATGTCTAAAAAACCTATCCGTGATTGTATTACACAAAACCATGGATAGGTTTTTACTTTTTATTCCGATTGGTTTTCGTAAACATAAAGACGAAAGGGTGATGTTGGATAAAAATCTGTACTTGGTGGAATAATAATCTAATACAAAAGCTCTGAGGAGAGAAAAGATGAATATAGCGAACTATTTAACCATCATCGAATTTGTTGTGGTTGTTATGCTGCTGTTACTTGTTACTTTTGTTTTAACCTACATGTTTTTCATTGATAAAAGGCAAAAGAGACACCCTGTGTTACGGAATTATCCGGTGCTTGGTCGGATGCGATATTTTCTCGAGAATATCGGGCCGGAAATGCGTCAATATTTTTTCGATAATGATACAGAAGGTAAACCTTTTTCCCGTGATGATTATCAGCATATTGTTAGAAGTGCTAAATATAAGCGGGATGTTATCGGGTTCGGTTCTAAACGTGATTTTGAGCAGCCCGGTTACTATATCCGAAATTCTATGTTCCCGAAACAAATGGAAGAATTGAACATGGACCGTGAGACAAAGGTGAAAACAAGAAAATATCTGCTGCTTAAGGAGACGTTATTTACACAACGAAAAGAAGAACTTGTAGATGAAGAGACACTTACCTACTTGCTAAAAGAGGAAGACGCAGTTGTGATCGGGGAGAAGGCAAGAAATCCTTTTGTGGTTAAAGGACTTATTGGCATGTCAGCCATGAGTTTCGGAGCTCTAGGAAGCAATGCGATTACCGCGTTGTCGGAAGGACTAGCGATCGTAAAAGGTACCTGGATGAATACTGGAGAAGGTGGACTCTCCAAGTATCACTTAACAGGTGGGGCTGATATCATTATGCAAATCGGCCCAGGAATTTTCGGGGTCAGAGATGAAGATGGAAATTTTGATTGGGAAGAGCTGAAGAAAAAAAGTGAGATTCCGCAAATTAAAGCTTTTGAACTTAAGTTAGCCCAGGGAGCCAAAATACGCGGTGGACATGTGGATGGTGAGAAGGTAACACCGGAAATTGCGGAAATTCGCAGGGTTAAACCTTACAAACCAATCGATAGCCCGAACCGTTTTCATCAATTCGGGGATTTACCGACGATGTTTGATTTTATTGAGCGTATCCGTGAGACTACAGGAAAACCGGTTGGGATCAAAGTTGTAATTGGGAGTTATGATGATGCAGATGAATTGGCAGTGTATATGAAACAGTCAGGAAAGGGCCCAGATTTTATTACAGTAGACGGAGGAGAAGGGGGAACGGGTGCCACCTTTCAAGAACTGGCAGACAGTGTGGGCTTGCCGATTAAATCAGCTTTACCCATTCTTGATGCCGCCTTGCACAAGCACGGTGTACGAGATCGTGTAAAAGTAATCGCCTCAGGGAAGCTGTTTACTCCTGATCGGGTTGCCATTGCACTTGCCATGGGTGCCGATCTAGTAAATATTGCACGTGGTTTTATGATTACAGTAGGTTGTATCCAGGCCCTTAAATGTCATTCTAACGCCTGCCCAGTTGGTGTTGCGACAACTGATCCAAATCTTCAGAAGGCGCTAGTCATCGATGAGAAGAAATATCGCGTTGTTAATTATGTAATAACGATGCGCGAAGGCCTCTTTCGATTAGCGGCTGCTGCGGGAATTGACTCACCTGTTCAATTTGAGCGGAAGCATATTGTGTTTAAGGACGATAAAGGAACTGTTTATCCATTAGAGGATATTTATCGGTCATATCTTAAAGCATTCTAATCTGCTTAGAAAAAAGCGATCCTTTCCAAAAAAGAAGGGATCGCTTTTTGTATCTTTATTTTATGGTTGGTATACATTCATACGCAGTACGACGAGTTTAATATCCATCATTTCCTCCATTGCGTAGCGGATTCCTTCACGACCGCTACCGCTCTCTTTAACCCCACCATACGGCATCTGGTCAACGCGGAAAGTCGGAATTTGATTAATTAAAACACCACCGGATTCCAATTTTTCTGCTGCCTGGAATGCACGCTCAATATCTTTCGTAAATGCACCGGAGTTTAAGCCGAATTTTGAGCGGTTAGCCATGTCGATCGCTTCTGACCAAGTCTCGAACGGTGTAATCGTTATAATTGGACCAAAAGCTTCTTCCGTATTTAATTCTGCATCTGGAGATACGTTGGTAAGGATCGTTGGCGCCATTACATTGCCTTCAAAGGTGCCTCCTGTTTGAACGACGGCGCCTTTTGAGACAGCATGCTCTACCCATTTTTTGAGTCGATCTGCGGCTGTGGTATTGATAAGAGCGGATATATTTGTATCTTCTGCGAGCGGATCGCCGATCTTTAGTTTTTCTGCCCGCTGTACCATGCGCTTCACAAAACCGTCGTATATATTTTTGTGCACATAAACCCGTTGAATCGAGATACAAACTTGTCCATC includes the following:
- a CDS encoding DUF4180 domain-containing protein, with amino-acid sequence MNIAKVEAEGGNIAVVSSSEILIEDVQTALDLMATVQYEAGCDRIVMNKSLLSESFFDLKTRLAGEILQKFINYRVKVAIIGDFSMYSSQSFQDFVYECNSGHDIFFLPTEQQAIEKLSMLR
- a CDS encoding FMN-binding glutamate synthase family protein, producing MNIANYLTIIEFVVVVMLLLLVTFVLTYMFFIDKRQKRHPVLRNYPVLGRMRYFLENIGPEMRQYFFDNDTEGKPFSRDDYQHIVRSAKYKRDVIGFGSKRDFEQPGYYIRNSMFPKQMEELNMDRETKVKTRKYLLLKETLFTQRKEELVDEETLTYLLKEEDAVVIGEKARNPFVVKGLIGMSAMSFGALGSNAITALSEGLAIVKGTWMNTGEGGLSKYHLTGGADIIMQIGPGIFGVRDEDGNFDWEELKKKSEIPQIKAFELKLAQGAKIRGGHVDGEKVTPEIAEIRRVKPYKPIDSPNRFHQFGDLPTMFDFIERIRETTGKPVGIKVVIGSYDDADELAVYMKQSGKGPDFITVDGGEGGTGATFQELADSVGLPIKSALPILDAALHKHGVRDRVKVIASGKLFTPDRVAIALAMGADLVNIARGFMITVGCIQALKCHSNACPVGVATTDPNLQKALVIDEKKYRVVNYVITMREGLFRLAAAAGIDSPVQFERKHIVFKDDKGTVYPLEDIYRSYLKAF